The genomic interval TTCTCACCATTCTTGCTATCCTTTGGAATATGGCCACTTACATTTGTTGATTTGACTTCCGTCCTCAGGAATCAATGCAGGGCTGTATGCCAGAGAATTAATGGATGGTTGTAAGAAAGCTGTTATGGAGAGTCAAGGAGCTCCAGAGATGAGAACTGAGGAAGTTCTTGCTAAGGCTGCAGATGAAGCACGATCCCCTGGTTCTTCCACTGTTTTGGTTGCTCACTTTGATGGTCAAGTATGTTCGTAGATGTCTTGGATGcccatttctcttttctttcactGTTGGCGAATGGTGATTAATTGTGAACTCATTGGTTTCACAGGTACTACATGCATGTAATATAGGTGATTCTGGATTCTTGGTGATAAGAAACGgagaaatatataaaaaatcaaagccAATGACTTACGGCTTCAATTTTCCCTTGCAAATTGAGAAGGGGGATGATCCTTTCAAACTTGTACAGGTGCCACAGCACTTACCCTGTCATCCTTGCCCTGCTATCATTGGTTCCTCGTATAAAGTTCATATGAACTTAAAACTTATTTTGTCCCTCTTTGCTGGCAGAAATACACAATTGATCTACAAGAAGGAGATGCCATTGTGACAGCAACAGATGGCCTTTTTGACAATGTCTATGAGGAAGAAATAGCAGCTGTCATCTCCAAATCATTGGAAGCCGGCCTCAAGCCTTCGGTTAGATCCTAACACTTTTCTTCTGAAAATACTAGAGAAGACTCACCCATCTCATATAGAACTGTCCGTGAAGTGTCCTTACATGATCATTTTGCATAAAATCACAGGAGATTGCGGAGTTCCTGGTTGCTAGGGCGAAGGAAGTGGGCAGATCGGCAACCTGTAGAAGCCCCTTCTCTGACGCGGCTCTTGCAGTTGGGTATCTGGGTTACTCTGGGGGCAAGCTGGATGATGTAACAGTTGTTGTATCCGTTGTTCGGAAATCTGAAGTTTAAACTATAAGCCTCTTTTTGGCTTAAGTGAATGCAGCTCCTAGATTTTGCCAGAGCTGCGTTTGCTGGCGAATGTCCATGAGCATTCCATGCGAGGTACCCCCAACCTCACGTGTACATATGATAAGCTGTATGTTCCTCGTGGCCATGATCGCAGCTACTAAGTAAGTTGCGATTGCGCTTCTCTGTCTCGAGTGAAGCAGCTGTGTTTGTGTGACTACGGGCTAGTTTTGTTTGGTTTCATACAGGGTGTTGGGAGGGAGATGACACTGGCTTGGGTAAGGTCCATATAAATCTTGGCCTCCGAAATAAAGCAAACTGACACACCCAAACTATGGATGGGCTCAATCAATTTGAGAGAACAAAAGGAGGTGGGCCCAAACTAGTGCTTTAGGGCTTAGGCCAGCATCACTAGTTCActaaaacaacaacaattacTAGTTTACTTTGATCGTTCTAGGCCTTATCGATCTTACGCATCACGTCGTAAAACTGAGAATGCAACTAAAAAAGATTGATGATCTGTGAGAACCTTTGTCATGAACGTAAAAAATGCTGGTTTAAGTGTGTAGTAATATGGAGGGAAAAACTCTCACAAGATACATCTCGGTACATATGCAAACACACAAGTCAATAACAACTGCAACGACacgctcgttggatggacccgTGCAGGCCAAAGCCTAACTAGGCACGGTGCGCGAGCAGAGTAGCGGCGGCGATTACAGCGGCAGAGAACAAGGCCGCCTTTGTCTCCTTGGGCCGGACAGCAGCCGACGGCGATGGGGCCGGAGCTCttacggtggcggcggcggagtcgctTCCTGTCCCAGCAGGCGATGCCGAAGGCGACGACCCCCCGAAGAACGGAGCCCCGGAGAATGGAGCGGGAGCTGGAATTAATGGAATGGAAGGACGCCAAGTTAACTGATCCATTTTGTCGGTGTTTGACTGTTTTCAGAAggtatttctttctttttgaattGAAAAGGCTATAGGTACAAAGCTTTACAAACTGTGAGTTAATTGAGATTTTCTGTAATTATTTTACAGTTAAATCAAATGGTTAAAAGCtttgtttgtaaatattttttaagcatgtgtaatatttcctttttttgaaAGAGTTATTTAAAAGCATATTTTGTAATGTTACTTTTCAGAATAATTATACTCTGTAAAAACGATTATTTATAACATGCAGAAGCAATTTATCGCtctaccttttttttcccaacacATCAAAACCCATgccaattttattcaaaaatctAAATCCTCTTGAACACGCGTTATGCATTTGCAGGTTAGGCAGGTACGTGCAGTGCGCGTGTGTAACGATGTGTgtgcatgtactccctccatttcgaaatgtttgacgtcgttgactttttagcatatgtttgaccgttcgtcttattcaaaaaatttaagtaattattaattcttttcttatcatttgattcattgttaaatatatttttatgtaggtatataattttacatatttcacaaaagtttttgaataagacgaatggtcaaacatgtgctaaaaagtcaactgtgtcaaatattttgaaacggagggagtatcttttatgtaatcaggaaaaaaaaaataatgacttTGTAATTGAGCAATCAATAACTTACCAGGAGCACCACCAGTCACGCCCGGAATAGAAACTGCAAGAGCGCACGAACGACATCATCAGATAAACAAACAAGAAGAAACGGAGActcagttttcttttcttttttttttccccccgAAGATAAGAAGAAGATCAAATTGTGAGCAGAAATTAATTTACTCACGGTGGCACTTGCTGAACGGCGGCGTCTTGACCTTGCACGCGGCGGGCAGCTGGAGCGCCTTGGTCATGTTGAGCGTGACGCCGAAGTTCTGGCTGCCCTGGAACGCCTGGCAAAGGCAGGCCACCTCCTTCTTCACCACGCCCTTGAGCCCCGAGCAGCACGGCGCGTCGGGCTTCGCCACCGTGCTCCCCTCCTGCACGTAGCTCAGGCAACCCGCCAGGCTCAGCAGCGCGTCCGTGcagtccgccgccggcgccggcaccccggcaccgccgccgccggtcgtcgccgcgccgtctaGTACGGCGACCATCGAGagaagcagcagctgcagcagcagcgacgagTACGAccacgccgccatggccgtgcTCCTAGTCCTCCCAGCTCCTGCCATTCTTTGCTGCAGCCGATAGCGATGACGATCTAGTGCTAATTGGGGTTGGAATGGAAGGGTTTATGTGCTGATGGACTGCTACTCTGCTAGTGGGAGTTTGGTTGGCGTTTACACTGCGGCGACCTCACTGACAAAGTCACGCACACCCTAGCGAAGTCTAAGAAAATGGCGCCTTGCCACGGTGCGTAGCTAGTGGAGGATCGcacgcgcgcgggcgcgcgcggggcatggcaaattggcaatgtATTGATTGGAAAATCTTTGGcagatggatgcatgcattgggGATGAGCCGGGGACGGCGAGCGTATAAACTACAGCGAAGTGGCGGGCGTGCgtgcggtggcagcggcggtgcgcCTGGAATGATGAGGCCGCGGCGCTAGCTTTGTGGAATGTGGATGTGGGTTGATTTTAGCCCATCTTTTCAAAAAGCTTTCGATTGGGATCGGTCACTGATTGACTgaccttctcctctctttcacattgttttttttctcctgcaGCCCTGAAACCCAGTTGGATGGTTCCTCTGTTTTTGTTCCCTGCAGCACaaaactctttttttatttttctgcagAACAAAACGGGCATGGTTAATTGTGCAGGTAGTTATAGAAAAACTAAATATACTCACAGCATGACACGTAGCGTTAgcaagaatttaataaaacaaaataagaatttaataaaacaaaatttaataCGTATAGATTTTTCCTTATATTAACTGGCAATTGGATGGTTCCTCTCTTTCTATTTTTCTGCAAACGGGCAGTGTTAGTTCTATAGCTACATTAAACAAGTATATGCTCGTCTAATCCATCGTGACAGGGCTGACGTTTGGTGACACATCGTGTGGTCTTTTggaaagcttttttttttttttgcatgagagaaaaaaaaaaagccgtgCACGCACGATGGCACGAGAAGTGGAATCCAAAGACCTTTTCAAGCCATGCCCGGGACCCAAATGCGGTGCACGCCAAACGCGGCTGGAGTGGAGTGGTTGCTTACGCTGCCTCGTCGAATCGCTTACATCACATTCAGATTCAGACATTCACCAACAGATCACGCCGTAAGCGTTGCGAGATGCACTTCTATATTGATGCTGAAAATACTATACATGAGAAACAAATGCGCCCGTGAAACGCCTTTGTTCTCCCtatttagagagagagagagagcaaagggCAGTCATACATGTACACTAGAGATATACTCTACAATAAAGCTTGCGAAAGTGCATGTAACCtaatggttgcagtgacctgagtaatATTTTATGGTCCTGAGTCTATATTTCTATAaaagcgaatttcagattgggttgctTGAGGGCTTGGTTGGATACTATTCTCTAAAAAGAAACTCTAAAGTAGTCCtgctatttggcgctgaaaCAGGCGATGAAGATCCCCGTGCTGACGAGTTtattatagaacggagggagtagtcgtGATATATGGCGCTGAAACAGGCGATCGAGATCCCAGTGGGGACGGCGGTGTGGCCGGCGCAGGAGTTGGCGATAATGGGAGCGCTGGAGCTGCACAACATTAACCAGCCAGATTCTCTCTGAGGGCCACTTTCTTTTCAGCAAGGCAATGCGCGTCAACTGCAGTAGTACCAGGTTCCGGAGGCTGCGCGTTGTACGTCGGAGCACGGAGCTGCACAAGCACAACGACAGGCAAAACCGGAACTAACACCAGATTTTTCACCACgccgagaaaagaaaagaaatgcaaaATGGGAAACCTACGCAGGCCGACTTGGGCCACCGCGAGACACGACGGCCCAAACCGCCCAAAACGGTCGCAACTCGCAAGACCATCCGTCTAATAAACCGATCGGACGCCCGTGTAAACGTACTACTCCGCACGTCACGTCTCGTACCGTGGCGAAAGCTGAAGGGAAGGGAAACCCCAGAGGCAACCGGGCGCAGGAGGCAGCGgcatcggcgacggcgcgggcggaTCCGACGGGGAGGAAACGGCTACAGCGCGCGGAGCACACCGAGATGCTACACCATACTCCGCTCCGCACGTCACGGGATTATCTGCACGAACGTCAGAGGGGAAAACACAGATGTCAAGGCGCGCGCTACACGTTACGCACGAACTCGCGGAACTCATGTGATTCGCCTTGCTGTCTGTCTGTTTGGAAAATTCTAATTTTGTTAGAGCATCTTCAACATACTAGTTAAAATAGACTCTCTAAATACCTATATAGCCAGTTAACCAATTAATTTGGTCAGTCAAACTCATTGTTAACTCTAACAACCTCTCCATCTAAACTCTCTATTCCGAACCTATGACATTAGGACCCATATATCAGTCTCTATTATCCCTCCttcctctttcttcccctcttcctctagattttctccccctcctcttcctcaacaCTGGCGAATGGAAACGACGACGGCTACCTCAGTGGAtggggatggtggcggcggcgaatgGCAAGGCGGCAACGACAAGACGGCGGAGGCCGCGTGAATCCACGTCACGCCGGTGGGGACAGAGGCAACAGAGGTCGGTCGCCGCTGGATCCAGACGACGGCAACGGCAACCTCGGGGACGACTGGCGACGGTGCagacgacggcgacagcggctaGCGACCTCGACAACGATGGTGACGCTCCGGCGTGAGTTCAAGATGCTCGCCGTCGTGCTCTCCGTCGCCGGCTCCCCAACAACCCCGCCACGGCCCCTTCCttgccgccgacggcggcctAGCGCCCGCGCCGAGGAGCTCCGCCGTACCATCCTGGTGCACGG from Oryza glaberrima chromosome 3, OglaRS2, whole genome shotgun sequence carries:
- the LOC127766650 gene encoding non-specific lipid transfer protein GPI-anchored 11-like; this translates as MAGAGRTRSTAMAAWSYSSLLLQLLLLSMVAVLDGAATTGGGGAGVPAPAADCTDALLSLAGCLSYVQEGSTVAKPDAPCCSGLKGVVKKEVACLCQAFQGSQNFGVTLNMTKALQLPAACKVKTPPFSKCHLSIPGVTGGAPAPAPFSGAPFFGGSSPSASPAGTGSDSAAATVRAPAPSPSAAVRPKETKAALFSAAVIAAATLLAHRA